The Methylomonas montana DNA window AGCACCAATTACTAAGGATGATACGCTCCTTTATAGACTTAACATGTCCTATGAAAACGCTGGCTCTTTCCGAGATTTTATCGAAGGGGAACGGGTTTTTGTCGCCCCGGTTCTCAAGTGGAATATTAGCCCGAGAACCCAAGCAACCTTTGAAGTCGAATATCAACACTTCAACGATAAGCCAGACCCAGGTGTTGCTCCGATGGGTAATCGTCCGGCACCTATACCGATAGATCGAGCCTTACATGAGCCATTAAACAACAAAAACGCCGGCGACAGAGTGTTGGCTGGCGTGAATTGGTCTCATGAGTTTAATGATAATTGGAAACTTAGCCATAAATTTTCCTCTGAGTTTATGGATAAAGAAAGTAAGACATTAAACTTTGGTGCCGCAGAGGTCGATGGTTCAATAACTCGGCGATACAACAACGGTAGAGCACAGTCACAACGTTACTTTACATCGCTTAATTTGTTAGGGAATATTGAAACCGGCCTTATTAAGCATAAGCTGTTGTTTGGCTACGATTATTTTACTATTGACGATCAAGTGACGGACAAATTCGGTGGAACAGCCCCCGCGTTTAATATTTACAATCCGGTTTATCTAACAGCTCAACCAATATTATCGCCAAGGGACGGAAGCAATTTCTCACAATCCTGGCACGGAATGTATTTTCAAGATCAAATGGAACTTCCATACCATTTTCATGCGTTAGGAGGATTTCGTTATGACAACGTCGAAGGTATAAATAACCTTTTGGGCAAGGTCACGGAATCCGTTGACCATATTAGTCCGCGTGGTGGCTTGTTATGGCAGCCGGCAAAATGGCTATCACTCTACGGAAGCTATACCGAAAATTTTGGTGGAACCAACAGTTTATTCAATACGGATGGGACAACTTTGCCGCCGGAATCAGCTCAACAATGGGAAACAGGTTTTAAAACCGAATTTTGGGATGGAAAACTTACAACAACATTATCTTATTTTGAATTAACTAAGCAAAATCTCTGGACTGCAATTCCAAATGACCCTAATGGAAATGGTCGTGCAATTGGCGAAGCAAAAAGTAAGGGTATTGAATTTGATGCCACTGGCCAAATCGTGCCAGGTTGGAACGTTATCGCAACCTACGCTTATACGCCATTTGCAAAAGTCACCAAAGATGTAGGTTATGACGGAAGCTTAGGAAATCAAGGAAATCGACTGTTTTTAGCTC harbors:
- a CDS encoding TonB-dependent siderophore receptor, yielding MSNAKYCKPFSAGKGRRHIAKAALLAAMITQTAHGEAVNGKQHFDIPAQSLNQALLMFGRQSQQQLMYGTDIADNLRSHGLQGDYTAGEAIKILLGDAPLQAVTTGEGAITLQPRAAELHNNLGPQTMPAVQVVGKAVYDSTDPYNSDYRLPNATTGTKTDTPIMETPFSVQVVTKQVLQDQQVTRIDKAVQNVSGVSQGAIGQGSIDGYQIRGFQNNITYRDGVLIPSIIGGSAATKRDTTNLERIEVLKGPGSILFGRAEPGGIVNLVTKQPLATPYYALQQQFGSYDFYRTTLDATAPITKDDTLLYRLNMSYENAGSFRDFIEGERVFVAPVLKWNISPRTQATFEVEYQHFNDKPDPGVAPMGNRPAPIPIDRALHEPLNNKNAGDRVLAGVNWSHEFNDNWKLSHKFSSEFMDKESKTLNFGAAEVDGSITRRYNNGRAQSQRYFTSLNLLGNIETGLIKHKLLFGYDYFTIDDQVTDKFGGTAPAFNIYNPVYLTAQPILSPRDGSNFSQSWHGMYFQDQMELPYHFHALGGFRYDNVEGINNLLGKVTESVDHISPRGGLLWQPAKWLSLYGSYTENFGGTNSLFNTDGTTLPPESAQQWETGFKTEFWDGKLTTTLSYFELTKQNLWTAIPNDPNGNGRAIGEAKSKGIEFDATGQIVPGWNVIATYAYTPFAKVTKDVGYDGSLGNQGNRLFLAPTHSGSFWSTYEFQESVLRGLKIGAGALAQGQKEGDAENTYQLPGFVTANLMASYQMKVGATKVTTQFNIDNLLDKNYYAGTNSANFITIGTPRTFMGSVRVEF